A window from Rhinolophus sinicus isolate RSC01 linkage group LG01, ASM3656204v1, whole genome shotgun sequence encodes these proteins:
- the KRTAP15-1 gene encoding keratin-associated protein 15-1, with translation MSYNCSSGNFSSRSLGGCLQYPVSFYNSSYPSNVVCSPSSCQLGSSLYSGCQETCFEPTSCQTPSSVARSCFRPKNSIFCSPCQTNYTGSLGCGNIGLGPFGYGSTGFQSPGCGSSFYRPTYFPSRSCQSTCYQPAFSSRCFGSTY, from the coding sequence ATGTCTTACAACTGCAGCTCTGGGAACTTCTCCTCTCGCTCTCTTGGAGGTTGCCTGCAATACCCAGTTTCCTTCTACAATTCTTCCTACCCCAGCAATGTAGTTTgctcccccagctcctgccagCTGGGCTCCTCTCTCTACAGTGGCTGTCAGGAGACCTGTTTTGAGCCCACCAGCTGCCAGACACCCAGTTCTGTCGCCAGATCCTGCTTCCGCCCAAAGAATTCCATCTTCTGCAGCCCCTGCCAAACAAATTACACTGGATCTTTGGGATGTGGAAATATTGGCCTTGGACCTTTTGGATATGGAAGCACTGGCTTCCAATCTCCGGGCTGTGGGTCCAGCTTCTACCGCCCAACTTACTTTCCTTCCAGGAGTTGCCAGTCAACTTGTTACCAACCAGCCTTTAGCTCTCGCTGTTTTGGATCAACTTACTGA
- the LOC141567950 gene encoding keratin-associated protein 13-1-like, with protein MTNSFEDSTLLPDFQDANITAFSSRKTTELRIYDYDDFFNSIKSGRTFSLFTSPVNKSYNCFSGKFSISFGSDLHYPDSCCGSSYPSNLVYSTDRCSPSTCQLGSSLYSGCQETCCEPTSCQTSCVVSRPCQIPCYHPRTSFTLCRPCLSTYSRSLGSGSSSSCSLGYGSRSCYSLGCGSSGF; from the exons ATGACTAACAGCTTTGAAGACTCAACACTATTACCTGACTTCCAAGATGCAAACATTACTGCATTTTCCAGTCGTAAAACCACAGAACTACGTATCTATGACTATGACGACTTTTTCAATTCAATTAAAAGCGGAAG AACATTCTCATTGTTCACATCTCCTGTCAACAAGTCCTACAACTGCTTCTCTGGAAAGTTCTCCATCTCCTTTGGGAGCGACCTGCACTACCCAGACTCCTGCTGTGGCTCTTCCTACCCCAGCAACCTGGTCTACAGCACTGACCGCTGCTCCCCCAGCACCTGCCAGCTGGGCTCCTCTCTCTACAGTGGCTGTCAGGAGACCTGCTGTGAGCCCACCAGCTGCCAGACGTCCTGTGTGGTGTCCAGACCCTGCCAGATACCCTGCTACCACCCGAGGACCTCCTTCACGCTTTGCCGTCCCTGCCTGTCAACTTACTCAAGGTCTCTGGGCTCTGGGTCCAGCAGCAGCTGCTCCCTAGGTTATGGATCCAGGAGCTGCTACTCCCTGGGCTGTGGTTCCAGTGGTTTCTAA
- the LOC141571731 gene encoding keratin-associated protein 13-1-like — MSYNCCAGNFSSRSLGSYMRYPDSCCGSSYPSNLVYSTDRCSPSTCQLGSSLYSGCQETYCGPSSCQTSCVVSRPCQTSCYRPRTSTLCIPCPPTYTGSLGCGSSSSCSLGYGSRSRYSLSCGSSGFRPLSYGVCGFPSRSYGSGFYCPSYFASRSCQSSCYRPSCGSSFY; from the coding sequence ATGTCCTACAACTGCTGCGCTGGGAACTTCTCCTCCCGCTCCCTTGGGAGCTACATGCGCTACCCAGACTCCTGCTGTGGCTCTTCCTACCCCAGCAACCTGGTCTACAGCACTGACCGCTGCTCCCCCAGCACCTGCCAGCTGGGCTCCTCTCTCTACAGTGGCTGTCAGGAGACGTACTGTGGGCCCAGCAGCTGCCAGACGTCCTGTGTGGTGTCCAGACCCTGCCAGACGTCCTGCTACCGCCCAAGGACCTCCACGCTCTGCATTCCCTGCCCGCCAACTTACACAGGGTCTCTGGGATGTGGATCCAGCAGCAGCTGCTCCCTGGGCTATGGATCCAGGAGCCGCTACTCCCTGAGCTGTGGTTCCAGTGGCTTCAGACCCCTGAGTTATGGAGTCTGTGGCTTCCCTTCCCGGAGCTATGGGTCTGGATTCTACTGCCCAAGCTACTTTGCCTCCAGGAGCTGCCAGTCATCGTGTTATAGACCATCCTGCGGATCCAGTTTCTACTGA
- the LOC109446499 gene encoding keratin-associated protein 13-1, with product MSYNCCSGNFSSRSLGSYMRYPDSCCGSSYPSNLVYSTDRCSPSTCQLGSSLYSGCQETYCEPSSCQTSCVVSRPCQTSCYRPRTSTLCIPCPPTYTGSLGCGSSSSCSLGYGSRSRYSLSCGSSGFRPLRYGVCGFPSLGYGSSFCCPTYFPSRSFHSSCYRPFCKSGFY from the coding sequence ATGTCCTACAACTGCTGCTCTGGGAACTTCTCCTCCCGCTCCCTTGGGAGCTACATGCGCTACCCAGACTCCTGCTGTGGCTCTTCCTACCCCAGCAACCTGGTCTACAGCACTGACCGCTGCTCCCCCAGCACCTGCCAGCTGGGCTCTTCGCTCTACAGTGGCTGTCAGGAGACGTACTGTGAGCCCAGCAGCTGCCAGACGTCCTGTGTGGTGTCCAGACCCTGCCAGACGTCCTGCTACCGCCCAAGGACCTCCACGCTCTGCATTCCCTGCCCGCCAACTTACACAGGGTCTCTGGGCTGTGGGTCCAGCAGCAGCTGCTCCCTGGGCTATGGATCCAGGAGCCGCTACTCCCTGAGCTGTGGTTCCAGTGGCTTCAGACCCCTGCGTTATGGAGTCTGCGGCTTCCCTTCCCTTGGCTATGGATCTAGTTTCTGCTGCCCAACCTACTTTCCTTCCAGGAGTTTCCATTCATCTTGTTACCGCCCATTCTGTAAATCTGGCTTTTACTGA